The window TGGCCTTTAGTTTTCAGTCGCAAGCAGTCGTGATTGGTACGGATGCTCTTTTCAGGCAGTACGGCATTTTGCAAAAATGCTCCATTGTACCGCCTTTGCCGGGACAGCCCGGATCATACCGATGAGCCACACCGATTACATTGTGCGCAGGATTACCCACCGGCATTTCAACTGATTCATTTCCCATGATTTCTATTGAACAGATGTGGTATCATGGGCCTCTAACGTGTACGGCAGTGGAATATCAGGCGCGGGACAATACGTCTCATACCGTGTACCCAGCATTTTCCTGCCCCAACTTTCTCCCCTTCCCTACAGCTTTTTACTCACATTTACAACCCAATGCGAATTTCACAACTTCACCACCCGCGACTAAAGGTAGAAAACTTCACCACCTCCCCCGGTGAGATCTGGTGCGGCTACGGCACCGGACGCTCAGGCATCAACGAATTTCTCGCACTTTTAGAAGGAGAACTCGTTGGAGATTTTTCTGACTCTATTACGTTTGACCAACCACCAGCCATCATCTCATTCGGTATCCAACAGGAGATTTTCGAAGAAGAGATACGAAATGATAACAGTGATTTCATGGACAAGCCCGATATCGGCACTCCGGCCAGCGACTTTCTGCCTGAAGATTCACTGTCCGACCCACTGATTGACCTTTTCGATCTTCGAGCATCACTTGCCAAGGGCTATCGCCAGCTCAGTTCCGGCCAAAGTAGAAAACTGCTTATCCTGCAGGCAATTCTGGAGGGTGCACAAAATATCATCCTCGACTCTCCCTATGACGGTCTTGATCCTGTCGCCTGTGAAGATCTTGATCGTGTCTTCAGGGAATTACCGAAAGAGCAACTGAGGCTACTGGTGCTGGTTCGAAATTTTGAAGACATTCCAGACTGGTGTGACCACCTTGCCCTCTTCGCCGACAGCATGCTGGTACGTCAGGGCAGTCGAGACTCGCTCCTTGGCGAAGCCCAAACCCTGCACAGCCAAAGCAAGGCTCTCTTTGAGAATGTCTTTTACAATGGTGCCGAAAGTACCGAACAGGGCCTGGATCTGGAACAACACCAACTGGTTACGCTCAAAGATGGTTTTGCCAAGTATGGCGACTACCCTGTCTTCTCCAGCCTCCAGCTGACTATCAACAGGGGAGACCACACCCTGATCACCGGGCCAAACGGCTGCGGCAAGTCCACACTTTTGCAGATCATCACCGGTGATAATTCCAAGTGCTATGCCAATGAACTGTATATGTTCGGCAAAAGAAGAGGTCGTGGTGAATCAATCTGGGAAGTAAAAAAGCACATGGGCATCGTCTCCCCAGATATCCACCGCAATTACCGGGTACCCGGCAGCGCTCTCCACGTTGTGCTTTCCGGTCTCTTTGACTCCATCGGCCTCTACTCCAAGGTAAGCGCGGCACAGGAAAAAGAGGCGCTATCATGGCTGGCCGCCATCAACATGGCCGACGAGGCCAATAGACCATTCCGCAAACTCTCCTATGGGGAACAGCGACTGGTGCTCATAGCCCGTGGGCTGATAAAACGACCGCCCCTGTTGATCCTCGATGAGCCGACCCAGGGACTGGACAGCCCTTCACGCAGGTCGTTACTCGATTTTCTCGAATCAATCAGTTCGGGTAAACTGACTACCATTCTCTATGTCAGCCATCGACAGGACGAGTACCGGGGATTCTTCAAACACCACCTGCGGCTTGGTTCATCGTGATTCATCCCCGCAGCAGCTCTGCCGGCCCGGCACCTCGTCAACCAGTGACGTACCTTGTCGGGCCATATTCCCGGCCACATTATTGCCTCACACTTTCAAAAAGTTATCTTACAAACGCTATAATAGCCACCGGTCATCAGGAATCTGGCAAACACTTCCCTTTCAGCACCACAGCCATCTGTACCGGTTGAAATTCATTGTGGCTGCATCTGTTACTTTCCCTCGCTGCCGGATATAGTTTTCGCATCATTTGGACTGATTCAACTGTTTCCAACTTTCTACACGACATGTACCATTCCCATGTCGTGCGTTATATATTTTCACGCTGTTCATTTTAGAGGAAGCCTATGAAGAATTTTTTGTTTTACACCGCGACGGTTCTTATCTGGGGCTCAACCTGGATCGGCATAAAGTTTCAGCTCGGTGTTGTTGAGCCGATGGTCTCAGTTGGCTACCGTTTTGCCCTGGCAGCGCTGCTGCTCATGCTCTGGTGCCACTTCAGGAGACTGCCCATGCGTTTCACGTCAACCCAGCATCTCTTTATCGCCATGCAGGGGACCTTCCTTTTCGCAGTGAACTACCTGCTGTTTTATATTGCTGAGCTCTACGTTGCCAGCGGCCTGGCGGCTGTCATTTTTTCCACCATTCTCTTAATGAACATGGTGAACGGAGCCATCTTCCTCCGCTCGCCCATAGACATGAAGGTTGTTTGCGGCGGTATTCTCGGCCTGGCCGGCATCGTTTTGGTATTCCGCCCTGAAATCGCTACATTCACTATAGACAATCACGGATTGCGGGGAGTCCTCTTTTGTATCGCAGCCACCTATCTCGCCTCTCTCGGCAATATTCTCTCTGCCCGCAACCAGAAGAACGCCTTACCCGTTGTCCAGACCAATGCTTACGGTATGGGATATGGCGCATTGCTCATGCTCGGATTTGCACTTATTGCAGGTAAAAATATGCAAATCGACACCAGTTTTGCTTATTTGGGATCACTTGCCTATCTTGCTGTATTCGGCTCAATCATTGCTTTTGGTTGTTATCTCACGTTAATTGGTAATATTGGTGCCGACCGGGCCGCCTATTCCACTCTGCTCTTCCCGATCGTGGCACTGGTAATCTCGACCATCTGGGAAAATTATCAGTGGAGCTCTTCCTCCATCTGTGGAGTAACCCTCATTCTCTCGGGAAACCTGTTGATGCTCCAACGTAAAAAAATGGCTAAAACGACTGATACCACGAACCTTACAACCAGAAATGAAACGGTTCACAAAGAGGGCATCAGCTGCAAAAGAGAGCCATTACGCAATCCTGCAAAATAAAACAATATCGTGAGTACCATGAAAACTGTTGGCTTACTGGGTGGCATGAGTTGGCAATCGACCTCTCTGTACTATAAGATGATCAATGAATTGGTACGCAACCAACTTGGCGGGCTGCATTCTGCCAAAATCTGTATGGTCAGCGTTGATTTCCATGAGATAGAACAGCTCCAGTTCGCTGGAGAATGGCAAAAAGCAGGTGAGTTGCTTGCCGAACAGGCCAGGAAGGTTGAATCAGGTGGAGCGGATTTCCTGCTGCTCTGCACCAACACCATGCACAAGGTTGCCGGTGCAATTGAAGGGGCTATAACCATCCCCATGCTGCACCTTGCAGACGCCACCGCTTCAGCAATCAAACAAGATGGTAAAAGAAAAGTCGGCCTGCTCGGTACCCGATTCACCATGGAACAGGAATTTTACAAAGGTCGGCTCAAGCAACAGGGACTCGAAGTCATTATCCCTGATGACCGGGGGATGCAGCGTGTCCATGACATCATATTTGATGAGCTGTGCAAAGGGGTGGTGCGCAACAGTTCGCGCCAGAGCTATCTGGAGATTATGGATTCAATGATTAAGCAGGGGGCCGAGGGTATTATTCTTGGTTGTACTGAAATCTGCATGCTCGTGAACCAGACGCATGCCCAGGTGCCACTGTTCAATACTACGGAAATTCATGCAGCCGAAGCCGTGAAACTTGCCTTGACGTAATCCCGGTCAGCCACAAACCAAACATGACTGAATATATTCATATATTACAAGATATTATGCTGACACTCCCCGTGTGACGATTTATTGTCTCTCATCTATGTTTGTGCTCCATGCACTGACAAACTCATCATAAGGAGAACGACGATGCATACTTTTCGTTTCAGAAATAACGACACCATCCCGGCTCTTGGCCTGGGAACCTGGAAATCAGCTACCGGAAAAGTATACGAGGCGGTTAAAACAGCTCTTGATATTGGCTACAAACATATTGATTGTGCGCCAATTTATGGCAATGAAACAGAAATAGGCCAAGCCTTCGGTGAGAGTTTTTCTTCTGGGATTCTCAAACGAGAGGAAATATTTATAACCTCAAAACTCTGGTGCAATGCCCATGCGCCGGAGATGGTGCAACCTGCCCTTGAAAAAACCCTCGCCGATCTCCAACTTGAATATCTTGACCTTTTCCTAATCCACTGGCCGGTACATTTTGTGCCGGAAGTTGTTTTCCCAAGCTCAACCGACCAGTTTATCCCCTATAAGGAATTACCTATCGCTCAGACCTGGGAGGCAATGGAGGATCTTGTCGCCCAGGGGCTGGTTCGCCATATCGGGGTGAGTAATTTCAGCATCAAAAAGCTCCAGGAACTTAGTGAAAATTCACAAATAGCTCCTGAAATGAATCAAATTGAGATGCACCCGTATTTACAGCAACCGAAGATGATCGAGTTCTGTAACACAAACGATATCCTGCTCACCGCCTACTCTCCCCTCGGGTCTCCCGATCGACCTGCCGACTTAAAAGCTGCCGATGAACCGCTGTTGCTTGAAGAGCCGGTTGTCCAAAAGATTGCTGAAGCTCATAATGTGAGCACTGCACAAGTACTGATCAACTGGGCCGTCAATCGCGGTACTGTGGTGATCCCCAAATCTGTGACACCCTCCCGTATCCAGCAGAATCTCGAAGCTGCAGATCTGAATCTGAGCGAAGAGGAGTACAGGGAAAT of the Desulfosediminicola ganghwensis genome contains:
- a CDS encoding ATP-binding cassette domain-containing protein, with amino-acid sequence MRISQLHHPRLKVENFTTSPGEIWCGYGTGRSGINEFLALLEGELVGDFSDSITFDQPPAIISFGIQQEIFEEEIRNDNSDFMDKPDIGTPASDFLPEDSLSDPLIDLFDLRASLAKGYRQLSSGQSRKLLILQAILEGAQNIILDSPYDGLDPVACEDLDRVFRELPKEQLRLLVLVRNFEDIPDWCDHLALFADSMLVRQGSRDSLLGEAQTLHSQSKALFENVFYNGAESTEQGLDLEQHQLVTLKDGFAKYGDYPVFSSLQLTINRGDHTLITGPNGCGKSTLLQIITGDNSKCYANELYMFGKRRGRGESIWEVKKHMGIVSPDIHRNYRVPGSALHVVLSGLFDSIGLYSKVSAAQEKEALSWLAAINMADEANRPFRKLSYGEQRLVLIARGLIKRPPLLILDEPTQGLDSPSRRSLLDFLESISSGKLTTILYVSHRQDEYRGFFKHHLRLGSS
- a CDS encoding DMT family transporter codes for the protein MKNFLFYTATVLIWGSTWIGIKFQLGVVEPMVSVGYRFALAALLLMLWCHFRRLPMRFTSTQHLFIAMQGTFLFAVNYLLFYIAELYVASGLAAVIFSTILLMNMVNGAIFLRSPIDMKVVCGGILGLAGIVLVFRPEIATFTIDNHGLRGVLFCIAATYLASLGNILSARNQKNALPVVQTNAYGMGYGALLMLGFALIAGKNMQIDTSFAYLGSLAYLAVFGSIIAFGCYLTLIGNIGADRAAYSTLLFPIVALVISTIWENYQWSSSSICGVTLILSGNLLMLQRKKMAKTTDTTNLTTRNETVHKEGISCKREPLRNPAK
- a CDS encoding aspartate/glutamate racemase family protein is translated as MKTVGLLGGMSWQSTSLYYKMINELVRNQLGGLHSAKICMVSVDFHEIEQLQFAGEWQKAGELLAEQARKVESGGADFLLLCTNTMHKVAGAIEGAITIPMLHLADATASAIKQDGKRKVGLLGTRFTMEQEFYKGRLKQQGLEVIIPDDRGMQRVHDIIFDELCKGVVRNSSRQSYLEIMDSMIKQGAEGIILGCTEICMLVNQTHAQVPLFNTTEIHAAEAVKLALT
- a CDS encoding aldo/keto reductase — its product is MHTFRFRNNDTIPALGLGTWKSATGKVYEAVKTALDIGYKHIDCAPIYGNETEIGQAFGESFSSGILKREEIFITSKLWCNAHAPEMVQPALEKTLADLQLEYLDLFLIHWPVHFVPEVVFPSSTDQFIPYKELPIAQTWEAMEDLVAQGLVRHIGVSNFSIKKLQELSENSQIAPEMNQIEMHPYLQQPKMIEFCNTNDILLTAYSPLGSPDRPADLKAADEPLLLEEPVVQKIAEAHNVSTAQVLINWAVNRGTVVIPKSVTPSRIQQNLEAADLNLSEEEYREIDTIDRHRRYVTGEFWAPEGSPYTIANIWDE